CACACCTACAACAACCTGGGCGTGGCCGCCGAGAACCTGACGGCTGCCGAGTCCCGCATCCGGGATGCCGACATGGCCAGGGAGATGTCCCAGTTCACCCGCAGCCAGATCCTGCTCCAGGCCAGCACCGCCATGTTGGCCCACGCCAATATGGCGCCCCAGTCGGTGCTCCAGTTGCTGTCGTAAACTGTGCTGCCGCCGGGTCCGGGGAGGGGAGCATTCCCTTCCCCGCCCGGTGATTTCAGGCTTCTCCTCCCCGGCGGAAGCCTGGGATCACCGGGCCGTTCCTCCTTGTAGGACATCCGGCACGACAGGAAGGTGAAAACGGTGGGCACATCGCCGATCACAGGCGCCGGCCCCCTGGCGGGTGGCTTCGGGCAGCAGATGCCGGCCCTTCCCCTGAACAAAAGCGCCGAAGGGACCCCAGCCGGCCCCGCAGCCGGAATTAGGGCCGCCCCTGCGCCGGTGGCCGCAGGCCATGAAGAGCGCCATGTCCCTCACATATTCAGCTTTCGCGTGCGGATTAACGAAGAAATAGGCAGGATCACCGTGGAGATGCTGGACCCGGCTACAGGTGAAGTGGTGCGGCAGATTCCACCGGAGGAGTTGGAACGGTTCCTGGCTGCCATGCAGAGGCACATCGGGCAGCTGCTGGACCGGCATGTATAGGGTGACGCTTTTAGCCTACGAAAGGGCGAAGGAGGGCCTAGGGTGCGGGTAGGCGGCTTGATGTCCGGCGTCGACTGGAACGATATCGTGGAGCAGTTGATCTATTTGGAGGCCAAGCCCCTGCGCATGACCGAAGAGCGCAAGGACTTGACCCAGCAGCGTCTCCGGGCGTGGCAAGGCCTGCGGTCGGACCTGCAGACGCTGCACAACGCCGTAAGGGATCTGCTCAACTTGAACACCGCCGCCGGGGTCAAGGCCGCTTCCGGCAACGAGACGGTTTTCACCGCCGCGGCCGGGATGGGGGCCCAGCCGGGGAGCTACACCATCGTGGTGGAGCAGCTGGCCCAGGCCCACAGCGTCCGTTCCAACCAATTCGACAACCAGCCTCTGGGCTTTGCGGGAGCCTTTCAACTGGACGGCAGCGGCACCGGTCAATGGGTGGAAATCCAGGTGGCGGCCGATGATACCCTGGCCAACATCCGGGCCAAAATCAACGCCGCCGGCGCCGGGGTCAGCGCCACCATCGTGGACGGCCATCTGGTCCTCACCCGGGCCGAGACCGGCGCCGGGCAGATCGCCTTTACCGATACCGATGGTGTGCTGGCCGGCCTGGGCCTGGTGACGGGCGGCGCCTGGGCCCATGAGATGACGGCAGGCCAGGATGCCCGCATCACCGTCAACGGGCTGGCGATTACCCGCAGCAGCAACACCATCGACGACGCCATCGAGGGCATCACCCTCAACCTGCTGCAGGCGGGCCCCGACGCCGTCACCTTGACGGTGGCCAAAGACGAAGA
This genomic stretch from Sphingobacteriaceae bacterium harbors:
- a CDS encoding flagellar protein FlaG — encoded protein: MPALPLNKSAEGTPAGPAAGIRAAPAPVAAGHEERHVPHIFSFRVRINEEIGRITVEMLDPATGEVVRQIPPEELERFLAAMQRHIGQLLDRHV
- the fliD gene encoding flagellar filament capping protein FliD; the encoded protein is MRVGGLMSGVDWNDIVEQLIYLEAKPLRMTEERKDLTQQRLRAWQGLRSDLQTLHNAVRDLLNLNTAAGVKAASGNETVFTAAAGMGAQPGSYTIVVEQLAQAHSVRSNQFDNQPLGFAGAFQLDGSGTGQWVEIQVAADDTLANIRAKINAAGAGVSATIVDGHLVLTRAETGAGQIAFTDTDGVLAGLGLVTGGAWAHEMTAGQDARITVNGLAITRSSNTIDDAIEGITLNLLQAGPDAVTLTVAKDEDSILDKINSFVKAYNSVLAKMQGLYDHETGGVLNGDSTLSRMIQTLRRLPLEAATGLTGDFTHLFQVGIGTVDRSGALQVDEQRLRDALANDPQGVFQLFAADTVGVATRLDEALKQMAGTTGTAANRIKFLEQNIRDFDRHIEILNERLERREQALLAQFRAMEQVMAQLQSQSAFLGQFIFQNMMGQG